Proteins from a genomic interval of Candidatus Rubidus massiliensis:
- a CDS encoding preprotein translocase subunit SecA, with product MNQKIGRNDPCSCGSGKKYKNCCLQLKPAKKKITAKWINAPSQQMPNLLERTFGEVIKEEETKEFKPVKTFKTTKVTDSQ from the coding sequence ATGAATCAGAAAATTGGCCGTAACGACCCATGCTCTTGTGGATCTGGAAAAAAATATAAAAACTGCTGTTTGCAGCTTAAGCCTGCTAAGAAAAAAATCACAGCTAAGTGGATCAATGCACCAAGTCAGCAAATGCCAAATCTTTTAGAAAGAACTTTTGGCGAAGTTATTAAAGAAGAAGAGACAAAAGAATTCAAACCTGTCAAAACTTTTAAAACAACAAAAGTTACTGATAGTCAATAA